Below is a genomic region from Telmatobacter sp. DSM 110680.
CGGTAAGCCAACCGCAAGGAGGCAGCCGCCCAAGGTGTAATTCATGATTGGGGTGAAGTCGTAACAAGGTAGCCGTAGGAGAACCTGCGGCTGGATCACCTCCTTTCTAAAAGAGAACACGTGGCGCATTTATTCCTTCCGCGATAGCGGAGTCGCTTCGGCGATCGGATAGGTGTCCATGCAAATCCTGAATCAACCGTTTACGGGGGATGCAGGAAATTCGATACGAGCCTTCTTTTCCTGGCCGCAAGTTCTTACGATCGTCATGAGTAGCGTAGCTACTCAGCATGTTCAATCTTTGTCCTCGAAACCCATTAGCATTGAATGAGATTTGGGCGAGCCGCCGGCAAACTTATCGGCGGGGGAGCGCGCAACGCGGGCCTGTAGCTCAGTTGGTTAGAGCGCACCCCTGATAAGGGTGAGGTCGGTAGTTCGACTCTACCCAGGCCCACCATCTTAGCCACGCAACCCTTAAGGGGCTGTAGCTCAGCTGGGAGAGCACCTGCTTTGCAAGCAGGGGGTCACCGGTTCGATCCCGGTCAGCTCCACCAACCCTCATTCACTGCGTCCAGTTCGGTGCCTTCTTCATTAAGGGCTTCGACCTGGAAGCAGGCTTCAATCTTCGGATTGCAGCAGGTTTCAACAGCCTCAGGGCTGGTCCTCCTCGGCGAAAGAGGGGGATCTGATGTTTGACAACGAAATTGATTGGGTAACGCAAATCGGAAAGCCGCATGTCCGCCGTTAGGCGCGCAGCGTGGCAAAGTTTCCGAGGAGCGTATACATACAAGGCCGAGCACAAGCAATGGATTGCTGCAAGTCAGCAGTCCAGGCAAAGTGTTCAAAGTAAGAAGAGTGTCTTTAGGAGTTGTAGCTCGAATACGCGTGAGCGTGGTTGAGTTACTCTCAAGGCGAATAACTGGGAGTAACAAACAGACAGGACCGAAGTGATTCGGCTCCCTGCGCTGGAGTTAATTCTATGGTCAAGCTACTAAGGGCGCACGGTGGATGCCTTGGCAGAGACAGGCGAAGAAGGACGTGGCAAGCTGCGATAAGCTTCGGTAAGCCGCACACAGGCGTTATAACCGGAGATTTCCGAATGGGGAAACCCTCCCGAGCAAACCTCGGGAACTACCCACTGAATACATAGGTGGGATAGAGCGAACTCAGGGAAGTGAACCATCTCAGTACCTGAAGGAAAAGAAAGAAACCTCGATTCCGATAGTAGTGGCGAGCGAACTCGGAATAGCCCAAACCCGTAGCATTTCGGTGTTTCGGGGGTTGTAGGGTCCGCAACAGTAGAGTTACCAATCTGGCTGCTAGCTGAATCCTCTGGAAAGTGGATCCATAGAGCGTGACAGGCGCGTAAGCGAAAGTAGTCCAGACTCGAAGCGGATACCTGAGTAAGGCGGGGCACGTGAAACCCTGCTTGAATCCACGGGGACCATCCCGTAAGGCTAAATACTAGTCTCTGACCGATAGTGAACCAGTACCGTGAGGGAAAGGCGAAAAGAACCCCGTCGAGGGGAGTGCAAAGTACCTGAAACCGTGTGCCTACAAGCAGTGGGAGGACTATGCCCGCAAGGGAATGTCTGACCGCGTGCCTATTGCATAATGAGCCGGCTAGTTATTCTTGTCAGCAAGGTTAAGCGTAAGCGAGCCGAAGCGAAAGCGAGTCTGAACAGGGCGTTCAGTTGGCAGGAATAGACGCGAAGCGGGATGATCTACCCATGGCCAGGTTGAAGGTGGGGTAACACCCACTGGAGGACCGAACCGGTGTTTGTTGAAAAAAGCTCGGATGAGCTGTGGGTAGGGGTGAAAGGCTAATCAAATTCCGTGATAGCTCGTTCTCTCCGAAATAGCTTTAGGGCTAGCCTCGGATGAATTGCGTTGGTGGTAGAGAGATGGATGGACTAGGGGGCTTTCCGGCTTACTGAATCCAACCAAACTGCGAATGCCAGCGACAACATATCCGGGAGTCAGACGGTGGGGGCTAAGCCTCATCGTCGAGAGGGAAACAGCCCAGACCGCCTGCTAAGGTCCCAAAGTTACAGTTAAGTGGGAAAGGAAGTCGGAACGCTCAGACAGCCAGGAGGTTGGCTTAGAAGCAGCCATCCTTTAAAGAAAGCGTAATAGCTCACTGGTCAAGCGGTCCGGTGCCGACAATACAACGGGGCTAAAACTGTACACCGAAGCAGCGGATGCACACCTTTTAGGTGTGCGTGGTAGGAGAGCATTCTCAACAGCAGTGAAGCCAGACTGAAAAGACTGGTGGAGCGTTGCGAAGAGACCCTGCCGGCATAAGTAGCGATAACGGAGGTGAGAACCCTCCGCGCCGAAAGTCTAAGGTTTCCTGAGGAAGGTTAATCCGCTCAGGGTTAGGCGGTCCCTAAGGTGAGGCCGAAAGGCGTAGCTGATGGACTGACGGTTAATATTCCGTCCCTCCCAATGTTCGTTAACACGATGGGGTGACGCAGAAGGATAAGAATGCCGCACTATGGCTATTGCGGTTGATGCACGTAAGCTGGATCCGATAGGCAAATCCGTTGGGTCATTAACAGTGAGGTGCAGCACAGTCCCGTATGGGGCTTACGATTCTGATTCCACGCTGCCGAGAAAAACCTCTAAGGAGAACAAAGGGAACCGTACCCCAAACCGACACAGGTAGACGAGGAGAATATCCAAAGGCGCTCGAGTGAAAGCTCGTTAAGGAACTCGGCAAATTGGCTCCGTAACTTCGGGAGAAGGAGCGCCCACGCAAGTGGGCCGCAGTGAAGCGCGTACGGCGACTGTTTAACAAAAACACAGGTCTCTGCTAAGTCGAAAACGACGTATAGGGGCTGACGCCTGCCCGGTGCCGGAAGGTTAAAAGGAGAGGTTAGCGCAAGCGAAGCTTTGAATTGAAGCCCCGGTGAACGGCGGCCGTAACTATAACGGTCCTAAGGTAGCGAAATTCCTTGTCGGGTAAGTTCCGACCTGCACGAATGGCGTAACGATCGTACGACTGTCTTAACGAGTTGCTCGGCGAACTTGTAGTACCGGTGAAGATGCCGGTTACCCGCAGCTAGACGGAAAGACCCCGTGCACCTTTACTACACCTTAACTATGAGTTATGGTTCTTGCTGCGCAGGATAGGTGGGAGGCTTTGAGACCAGGTTCTCGGACTTGGTGGAGCCAATGGTGAGATACCACCCTGCGAGTGCTGTGATTCTAACCTCCTCCCGTGATCCGGGAGAGGGACATAGTTAGGCGGGTAGTTTGACTGGGGCGGTCGCCTCCTAAATTGTAACGGAGGCGCGCGAAGCTACTCTCAGACTGTTTGGAAATCAGTCGTCGAGTGTAAAGGCATAAGAGTGGTTAACTGTGAGACCTACAAGTCGAGCAGGTGCGAAAGCAGGCCTTAGTGATCCGGTGGTTCTGTATGGAAGGGCCATCGCTCAACGGATAAAAGGTACGCCGGGGATAACAGGCTGATCAAAGCCAAGAGTTCATATCGACGCTTTGGTTTGGCACCTCGATGTCGGCTCATCGCATCCTGGAGCTGTAGAAGGTTCCAAGGGTTAGGCTGTTCGCCTATTAAAGCGGTACGTGAGCTGGGTTCAGAACGTCGCGAGACAGTTCGGTCCCTATCTGCTGTGGGCGTAGGAGATTTGAGGAGGGCTGTCCTTAGTACGAGAGGACCGGGATGGACGAACCTCTTGTGTTCCAGTTGTCCTGCCAAGGGCACGGCTGGGTAGCGAAGTTCGGTTGTGATAACCGCTGAATGCATATAAGCGGGAAGCACGCTCCAAGATGAGATCTCCCTGAAGGGCCCAGAAAGACCATCTGGTTGATAGGCTGGAGGTAGAAGCGCAGCAATGCGTGTAGCTTACCAGTACTAATCGCCCGTTCGGCTTGTCCATAGAATTAACTCCGCGCAGTATAGTTATTCGCGGACGTTCTTCTTACAAGCCTTGTACGACCAATCAATTTCGTGTCAATCAGATAAACTCTGAGCAAATTTTTGTGGCGCCAGATTGCAGTCCGCGTTCCTGCTTGGCCTGGGAGAAAGAATCCAGGAGAAGTAGACGCCGCGGCAGGCTGCGGGCAAACCAACCCGCCAAGCGCCATACCAAGATCAAAGGCGTGAGATCCCTCGCATTCGCTCGGGATTTCGGCTGAAGGCTCCCGGCGCTCTGCGCCTCACGCCTTCAAAGCGCCTCAATTTGCCGGTGACCATACTGCGAGGGATCACCCGTTCCCATCCCGAACACGGAAGTTAAGCCTCGCTGGGCCGATGGTACTGCACGGGTGACTGTGTGGGAGATTAGGTGATCGCCGGCAATAAATATCAAAGAAAAAGCCATGCCTCCGGGCATGGCTTTTTTGCGTGGTGCGCATCCCCATCCCTGCTGACGCATTCGTATTTGGTAGAGTTCTAGCCATGATCCAAACTAATGGGGCAATCAGATTCGCGTGCGCCGCCTCTCTGTTCGCGGCTCTTGCAATCGTGGCCAAGTCGCAAGCTCCATTCGTGAAGACAACTTACGGAGTGTCGCCGGCCAAAATGACTTTTTGGGCGAGCATGCATGAGCCGTTGAGCGACGCTGACATCGCAAAAGTGAACTTGGAACTCTTTGCCAAAGGCGACAAGGATGCAGCCTGGGAACTGGGTTTGGCCTATATGCAGGGCCTTGGTGTTCCCGAGGACTTGGTAAAAGCTGAAGCGATGTTCGAGATCGGCGCCGTCTGTGCAGACAGAGAGGCGATGGTGGCCATGTTCCATGCTCACGGATACTTTCCGACGAATTTAGATGCCGTTGAGCAATGGTATACCGCTGCTGGAAGACCGCTTGATCTGTTCGAACTCGGCGAAGCGTACAAGGCTGCTGCCGAAGCTGATAAGGCGATGTCGACAACTTACTATGCCAAGGCAGTCAAGAATTACATTCATCTGCTGAATCTGAGGCAGGGTGAGGAACGAAGGGCACAACTAGAACTGGGCAATTTCGTGATCGATGGCATCTATACCGCAGGTGACGATCCGAAAAGTCGCAGCCAGAATCTCAGGTGGGCCCGCCTAATCGCTCAAGAACTCTTGGGTCAAAAGGAATATCAAATTGCGGTTGAATACAAAATAGGCCAAGATGATCTTCCTCCCGATGAAAGGATGTGGCTGCGATATTGCAAACGAGCTGCCGCCTACAATATCGACTTGGCTCAACATTTTTACGTTGAGGCGCTGAACGACGCGCGGGCACGTGACTTCAGCGGATACGATGCGTATGCATGGATCCGGCTCAGCGGCGAAAGGCACCTGCTTCAAGCAATCACGAGCGGAATGAGTCAGGAGCAAATGGCAGCTGCGAATAGCGCCTACGAAGCGCTCATCAATACCAGTATCTTCTTCGGCGCCTACTACACTCCCGATGATCCGCTACGAAATCCTTCATCAGCCGAAATGGCTTCAATGGATCAGGCAGATCCAGACGTCCAACTGCGTGAAGCGTTCAACCTGGAAAAAATGGCCGCCAACGACGAACAAGTCTATCAACGCGTCCTCGCAATTTATCGTGACATCCGCGATCATCGAGACGCTTCTCCACGTTTTGCGCTAGGAAAATACGCTTTGAATGGAACAAACAATGTCCCGAAGAACCGCAGTGTGGCAGAGTATTGGCTGCGTGAAGCTTCTCGGAGCGGCTCGAAACCGGCGCAGCAACTTCTCGAGTCGATTGAGTAAGATTCGACCAAAAAGTGAAATCCGTTTGTGAAGGCGCTTTAGTTCTCCCGCATCATTGTCGCGACGTCCACCCGCGAAGTTCTTCGCGCGGGAATGATGGTTGCCGCCATGCCGGCCACAACTACCACTGCGATTGCACCCGCTAGCGTCAATGCGTCGGCAGACGAAACGCCGAATAGCAATGACTTCAGCCAGCGGCCGAGTGCGAGGCCGAGAAATGTTCCGATCCCGGCGCCGATGAGTGTGAGTCGCAGCCCGTCACGAACAACGAGCATAAAGATTTGTTCCACGCTGCAGCCGAGCGCCATACGGATCGCCATTTCTCCGGAGCGTTGCACCGCAGCGTATGCCATCACGCCGTACACTCCCACGGCCGCGATCAGCAGAGCGATGCCCGCGAATACCACAAGCAGCAAAGTGCGGAACCGCGGCTGCGCGAAGTTCTGCGCCACGTTCTCTTCCATCGTGCGGATGCGCACCACGGGCTGATTGGGGTTGATTTCATGAATCGTGTTTCGAAGTTCAGGGATTAGTGTGCGCGGATCCACTTCGGTTCGCATCACGAATGACATGTTGCGCACCGGCAGTACCTCGTTAGCTTGCCGATAGGGTACGTACATCTCGGTCGGCATGTCGGAAACCAGGGTCTGCTTGATGTTGCCAACCACTCCCACCACCATCATCCATGGAACTTCGTTATCCGGTGTAGCGCCGATCTGCATTTTTTTGCCAAGCGGCGATTGGTCCCCGAAATAGGTTGTCGCCATCGCCCGGTTGATCATCACGACCGGCGGCATCTTCTCGCGGTCTTCGTCTTCGATCCAGCGCCCTTGAAGCAGCGGAATGCGCAGCGCCTGGAAATACTCGGAGCTCACGGTTCGATAATTCGCCATGATGTACTCCGAGGCGTTGCGCGGCGGATGTCCCTGGATGTTGAAGTGGATCACCGATCCTTGTCCGCTCACCGGCAAGAAGGATGATGCGGCAACCGATCGCACGCCGGGAAGGGAGTGCAACTGTTTTAGCGCGTTTTCGTAAAAATCCATATTCCGATGAGCGTCAGCCGGGGCGGAGCCTGTGGGCGGCACCGGCAGATCCGCGACCAGGATGTGATCGTCAGAGAAACCGAGGCTCACTGCAGCGAGCCGATTAAGGCTGCGCACAAACAAACCAGCGCCCATCAGCAGCAGGAGAGCCAGTGAAATCTCCGACACCACCAGCGTATTGCGTAGAATCTTTGCCTGCTTGCCGACGGCACCGCGCTCAGTCTCATTCAGAATCGAGCGCAAGTCTGTGAGGCGAACGTGCCCGGCCGGAGCGACTCCGAAAAAAACGCCTGCGCAGATCGATAGAATCGCCGTAAACAGCAGTACGTGCACATCGATGCGGACATCCGTTCCCGGCGGCAACGACGTCCCCCCTAAGTGGATCAGTGACGGCATGAGCGCATAGGCTAACCCAACTCCGGCGATCGCCCCCATTAACGACAGGAGCAAACCTTCTATGACCAGTTGCTTGATAATCTGCCAGTCTGAGGCCCCAAGCGAAATGCGGATCGAGATCTCGCGCCGGCGAGCGGTCGCTCGAGTCAGCATCAGATTTGCGATGTTTCCGCAAGCGATCAGCAGCACAAAGATCACGGCGCCGAGTAGAGTCACGAGTGCCGGCTTTGCCTGACTCACTAACTGCTCATGCATCGGATTGACGACCGCATCGAGCGCGATGTTGTCTGCCGGGTATTTCTCCAGCAACCGTTTGGCGATCGTACTCATTTCTGCGCGCGACTGGCTGAGCGAAATTCCCTGCTTCAAGCGCGCTATGGCGATAATGCCCGGATGCCACGAGCGATCGTCGGGCAATTTACTGGACCATGGCCCCATGGCGAGCACAACGTCCGGCGTCTGCTGCAGTAATTCATATCCCTTTGGCAGGATGCCGATTACGGTATAGCTCTGATTGTCCAGGTTGATCGCGTGACCGATAACGTCCTGCGAGCCGCCATACTTGCGCTGCCAGAGTCCATATCCAAGCAGGGCAACCGCCGCGGAAGCAGGCTGATCGTCGGCTGCTTGAATCGAGCGACCGGCGATAACGTTGACACCGAGCAGATGCAGGAGATTCCCACTGATCATTTGGCTGGGAATCTGTTCGGGCTCGCCACTGCCAGTTAGTGCAGATGTGAAGACGCGCGCAGCTCCGAACTCCTCGAACGATGTGCTCTGCGCCTCCCAATCTCTAAGGTTCTGCCAGGACACCGAGAGTATGGGGAACTGGGTGGCACGTTCTGAGACGATCATTATCCGGTTAGGATCGGGAAAAGGCAGTGGGCGAAGGAGAACGCTGTAAAACACGCTAAAAATTGCCGTGTTGCATCCGATGCCCAACGCGAGCGTGATCACCGCTACTGTGGTGAAGATCTTGCTCTTGCGCAGTTGGCGCAATGAGAACTGCAGGTCTCTGACCAAGCTCAAAATGACCTCTATCTTGGCCCACGCAGAGATAATGCAGGCTTGCAGGCCTCGACGTTGCGTGCAAGTTTCTCATATTAGATCCCTAAGTCAGCAGCTTTTGTGATGAGTAGGGGATGCGGCGAAGTACAAGGAACCGTGGTGGGCATTTGCAGGGCTCCAACACTCATCGGTTGATAAAGAGTGAGTGCTGGAACCCGCCTTCAGCGCCCTCCTAGAGGTTAGCGCCCCGATTGCCGGAAATCAGTCTCAGGATCACAGTCAGAATGACCGCTCCAATGACCGCGATAACGATGCTGATGATCAAGCCATGCTGTCCAACTCCGCCGAATCCTAGATGGCTTGAGATAAACCCGCCGACCAGTGCACCCACCAGTCCAACGATCATGTCCATGAAAAAGCCGAACCCTGACCCCTTCATGAGCTTTCCGGTCAGCCATCCAGCGATCACGCCAATGATGATCCATGCAATCAATCCATGACCCATTGTTCGTTTCCTCCTTCGTCTTCTTTGAAAATTGAATTGTCAAACCGTTCCATATTTAGTTCCAAGGCAGAATCCTTTGGAACTCGGTTTCAGGCTGGAAGCATACATCCAGTGACCGAAGACGCACCAGAACTCTTATAGAGATATAGAGATTTCGGCCCGTATCTCCAGTGGGATGCGTATCTCGCCGCTCAGGCAAGCCTATATGAGAGATTCTTTCCAGAACCTTATTCTGGCTCGATCGATGTGATATCAGACCCAATGCTGCTTTCATCTCTCCTTGACAGACTAGGAGAGCTATCGTTATTCTCTCTCCTAGATCGTCAAGGAGAGTTGGGTTTGGCAGACAAACCGCAAGACAAACAGATGGAGCTATTGCAGGGGACACTAGAT
It encodes:
- a CDS encoding ABC transporter permease, with the translated sequence MSLVRDLQFSLRQLRKSKIFTTVAVITLALGIGCNTAIFSVFYSVLLRPLPFPDPNRIMIVSERATQFPILSVSWQNLRDWEAQSTSFEEFGAARVFTSALTGSGEPEQIPSQMISGNLLHLLGVNVIAGRSIQAADDQPASAAVALLGYGLWQRKYGGSQDVIGHAINLDNQSYTVIGILPKGYELLQQTPDVVLAMGPWSSKLPDDRSWHPGIIAIARLKQGISLSQSRAEMSTIAKRLLEKYPADNIALDAVVNPMHEQLVSQAKPALVTLLGAVIFVLLIACGNIANLMLTRATARRREISIRISLGASDWQIIKQLVIEGLLLSLMGAIAGVGLAYALMPSLIHLGGTSLPPGTDVRIDVHVLLFTAILSICAGVFFGVAPAGHVRLTDLRSILNETERGAVGKQAKILRNTLVVSEISLALLLLMGAGLFVRSLNRLAAVSLGFSDDHILVADLPVPPTGSAPADAHRNMDFYENALKQLHSLPGVRSVAASSFLPVSGQGSVIHFNIQGHPPRNASEYIMANYRTVSSEYFQALRIPLLQGRWIEDEDREKMPPVVMINRAMATTYFGDQSPLGKKMQIGATPDNEVPWMMVVGVVGNIKQTLVSDMPTEMYVPYRQANEVLPVRNMSFVMRTEVDPRTLIPELRNTIHEINPNQPVVRIRTMEENVAQNFAQPRFRTLLLVVFAGIALLIAAVGVYGVMAYAAVQRSGEMAIRMALGCSVEQIFMLVVRDGLRLTLIGAGIGTFLGLALGRWLKSLLFGVSSADALTLAGAIAVVVVAGMAATIIPARRTSRVDVATMMREN
- a CDS encoding GlsB/YeaQ/YmgE family stress response membrane protein, with amino-acid sequence MGHGLIAWIIIGVIAGWLTGKLMKGSGFGFFMDMIVGLVGALVGGFISSHLGFGGVGQHGLIISIVIAVIGAVILTVILRLISGNRGANL